One Candidatus Margulisiibacteriota bacterium DNA segment encodes these proteins:
- the fliQ gene encoding flagellar biosynthesis protein FliQ codes for MNQDLVTQILYQGVIVCLLVSLPAIGVGLLVGFTISLFQAVTQIQEQTLTFVPKVIAVLLMIVFTSPWIVSMLTDFTITLWSSIPNMVQ; via the coding sequence ATGAATCAAGATCTGGTCACTCAAATCTTATATCAGGGGGTCATTGTTTGCCTGCTGGTCTCGCTGCCGGCGATCGGAGTAGGTCTGCTGGTCGGCTTTACGATCAGTCTTTTCCAGGCGGTGACCCAGATCCAGGAACAAACCTTGACCTTTGTCCCAAAAGTCATCGCGGTCCTTTTAATGATCGTCTTTACCTCCCCCTGGATAGTCTCAATGTTGACCGATTTTACGATCACCCTTTGGAGCTCTATCCCTAACATGGTCCAATGA
- the rpsT gene encoding 30S ribosomal protein S20 codes for MAEAVKKKKNILRRGVKNIRKAKIRTARNLIEKKKLKLAIKSARTAIVKKTAEMGNLVQTAVSIIDKAAERKLIYRTKAARMKSRLMLALNKAK; via the coding sequence ATGGCAGAAGCAGTTAAGAAAAAGAAAAATATTTTACGACGCGGGGTCAAGAACATTCGCAAGGCGAAGATCAGGACAGCCCGCAATTTGATCGAGAAGAAAAAACTGAAACTGGCCATAAAAAGCGCGCGAACCGCGATCGTTAAAAAAACAGCTGAAATGGGTAATTTAGTTCAGACAGCGGTTTCGATAATTGATAAAGCGGCCGAACGGAAGCTTATCTACCGGACGAAAGCGGCCCGGATGAAGTCCCGTTTGATGCTTGCTCTAAACAAAGCAAAATAG
- the fliN gene encoding flagellar motor switch protein FliN — protein sequence MGDIPIGVTVELGNAELSLKEILELSEGSIIELNRLAGEPLDLKVGGQLVAQGEVVAVDDCYGLRITNVVMK from the coding sequence ATGGGCGATATCCCGATCGGCGTTACTGTTGAACTTGGCAACGCGGAACTTTCCCTTAAAGAGATCTTAGAACTTTCGGAAGGGTCGATCATTGAGCTCAACCGCCTGGCAGGCGAGCCCCTCGACCTCAAGGTTGGCGGCCAGCTGGTCGCCCAGGGAGAAGTGGTCGCCGTTGACGATTGCTACGGCTTGAGGATCACCAACGTGGTGATGAAATGA
- a CDS encoding acetyl-CoA carboxylase carboxyltransferase subunit alpha, giving the protein MAEKKVNRQILEFEKPLIELYDKLEKLKAMSESGKFDMTEEVKLMEKRIDTVRQQIFANLNPSQIVQVARFIQRPTALDYFGSIFDDFIELHGDRNFGDDPAIVGGIATLDGRSVVVMGHQKGHSTKENIARNFGTAHPEGYRKALRLMRLAERYNKPVISLIDTPGAYPGVGAEERGQAEAIAKNLREMTELNVPFVAVITGEGGSGGALGIAMGNRVLMLEFAIYSVISPEGCASILFRDAKRANEAAIAMKITSKDMIELGIIDEIIKEPPGGAHQDPKLAAKNLKSAIIKNLNPLLSLSARELIADRYNKYRKMGIFND; this is encoded by the coding sequence ATGGCAGAAAAAAAAGTTAACCGTCAGATCCTGGAATTTGAAAAACCGCTGATCGAGCTCTACGATAAACTGGAAAAGCTCAAAGCAATGAGCGAATCTGGTAAATTTGACATGACTGAAGAGGTCAAACTGATGGAAAAACGGATCGACACGGTCCGCCAGCAGATCTTTGCCAACCTAAACCCCAGCCAGATCGTCCAGGTTGCCCGCTTTATCCAGCGGCCAACCGCGCTTGACTACTTTGGAAGCATCTTTGATGATTTTATCGAACTGCACGGCGACCGTAATTTTGGCGACGACCCGGCGATCGTAGGCGGGATAGCGACCCTGGACGGCCGCTCCGTAGTCGTTATGGGCCACCAAAAAGGGCACTCGACCAAAGAAAACATTGCCCGTAATTTTGGCACCGCTCATCCTGAAGGGTATCGAAAAGCCTTGCGTCTCATGAGACTGGCTGAGCGTTACAATAAACCGGTCATTTCTCTTATCGACACTCCAGGCGCTTATCCCGGCGTAGGCGCCGAAGAGCGGGGCCAGGCGGAAGCGATCGCAAAAAACCTGCGGGAAATGACCGAGCTGAACGTCCCGTTTGTCGCGGTCATTACCGGTGAAGGGGGTTCGGGTGGAGCTCTGGGGATCGCCATGGGGAACCGGGTCCTGATGCTGGAGTTCGCCATCTACTCGGTCATCAGCCCGGAAGGGTGCGCCTCGATCCTTTTCCGCGATGCCAAACGGGCCAACGAAGCGGCGATCGCCATGAAAATCACTTCCAAGGATATGATCGAGCTTGGTATAATTGACGAGATCATCAAGGAACCCCCCGGCGGCGCCCACCAGGACCCAAAGCTTGCCGCAAAAAATCTGAAATCTGCTATAATAAAGAACCTGAATCCACTGCTTTCCCTCTCCGCGAGGGAACTGATCGCGGATCGTTACAATAAATACCGTAAAATGGGGATCTTTAACGACTGA
- a CDS encoding flagellar biosynthetic protein FliR, translating to MIIPLDVIMVFFLVMARITGIFIQAPVLSARSFPAFGKTALVIWASFVLLYVIPLNQSLPTSLLGFILALILEIGIGYTIGFICNILFLAIQAAGELMDTQMGLSVASALDPVFGAQISVIGRTTFMLALTVFLIFDGHHMILSALNQSFTVIPAGKVPNFASPDLMMQMISLGSALWLSAVKLASPIILMIFLTDFAFGIVSRVAPQVNVFQLGFQLKPVVGLFGISLVAPFLVRYISKLIEVIGFELIKFLQFIK from the coding sequence ATGATCATTCCTCTCGACGTAATCATGGTCTTTTTTCTGGTCATGGCCAGGATCACCGGTATCTTTATCCAGGCCCCGGTCTTAAGCGCCAGGAGCTTTCCAGCCTTTGGCAAGACCGCGCTGGTCATCTGGGCCTCGTTTGTATTGCTTTACGTTATCCCGCTTAACCAGTCGCTCCCGACTTCGCTCCTGGGTTTTATTTTGGCCCTGATCCTGGAGATCGGCATTGGTTACACCATTGGATTTATTTGTAATATTCTTTTCCTGGCGATCCAGGCGGCCGGCGAGTTAATGGACACCCAAATGGGACTTTCGGTCGCGTCGGCTCTTGACCCTGTTTTTGGCGCCCAGATCTCGGTTATCGGCCGCACGACCTTTATGCTCGCTTTGACCGTTTTTTTGATCTTTGACGGCCACCATATGATCTTGTCGGCCTTAAATCAAAGTTTTACGGTCATTCCAGCCGGTAAAGTCCCTAATTTTGCCAGTCCTGACCTGATGATGCAAATGATCTCTCTGGGGAGCGCCTTGTGGCTCTCGGCGGTCAAGCTGGCCTCGCCGATCATCCTAATGATCTTTCTGACCGATTTTGCTTTTGGGATCGTTTCCCGGGTCGCCCCGCAAGTCAACGTTTTCCAGCTTGGTTTCCAGCTCAAACCGGTCGTTGGCCTTTTTGGCATTTCCCTCGTCGCCCCCTTCCTGGTAAGATATATCTCAAAGCTTATCGAAGTCATTGGCTTTGAACTGATCAAATTCCTGCAATTTATAAAGTGA
- the accD gene encoding acetyl-CoA carboxylase, carboxyltransferase subunit beta: MASTLSIHDWFNRKQQQKEIARERLDIPGNVWVKCFKCGQAIYTKDLEENLKVCPKCRYHFKLTSTERVRQLTDSFDEINPSLTSKNFLNFTDSKSYTSRIEDSILKSGLKDAIVTGHAKISGYNVALGIMDFSFMGGSMGSVVGEKIARLVEEAIEKKSPVIIFSTSGGARMQESIMSLMQMAKTSAVLGRLRETGLPYISVLTDPTTGGVSASFAMLGDVNIAEPNALICFAGPRVIEQTIRQKLPPGFQRSEYLLAHGMLDIVADRRALKETLTKLLKFFKN, encoded by the coding sequence ATGGCAAGCACTTTGAGCATCCACGACTGGTTTAACCGAAAACAACAACAAAAAGAGATCGCCCGCGAAAGATTAGATATCCCAGGAAATGTTTGGGTAAAATGCTTTAAATGCGGCCAGGCGATCTACACCAAGGACTTGGAAGAGAACTTAAAAGTTTGCCCCAAGTGCCGGTATCATTTCAAATTAACCTCAACCGAGCGCGTTCGCCAGTTGACCGATTCTTTTGATGAGATCAACCCTTCCCTGACCTCTAAAAACTTTTTGAATTTTACCGATTCAAAGTCTTATACCTCAAGGATCGAAGATTCTATCCTTAAATCAGGGCTCAAGGACGCGATCGTTACCGGCCACGCCAAGATCAGCGGCTACAACGTTGCTCTCGGAATAATGGATTTTTCTTTCATGGGTGGAAGCATGGGCTCCGTGGTCGGCGAAAAGATCGCCCGGCTGGTCGAAGAAGCGATCGAAAAAAAATCTCCGGTGATCATTTTTTCAACTTCGGGCGGAGCCAGGATGCAGGAAAGCATCATGTCGCTCATGCAAATGGCCAAAACTTCCGCGGTCCTGGGCCGCCTCCGCGAAACCGGGCTCCCCTATATTTCTGTTTTGACCGACCCCACAACCGGCGGGGTCTCCGCCAGTTTCGCGATGCTGGGAGATGTCAACATTGCCGAGCCAAACGCCCTGATCTGTTTTGCCGGCCCACGGGTCATTGAGCAAACCATCAGGCAGAAATTGCCGCCAGGCTTCCAGCGGTCCGAATACCTGCTCGCCCACGGCATGCTTGATATTGTTGCCGACCGAAGAGCGCTTAAGGAGACCTTGACTAAACTGTTAAAGTTTTTCAAGAATTAA
- a CDS encoding FliM/FliN family flagellar motor switch protein: MADRAKTEISSQKISIKLPPAIGDWTTYRPAKTLGKKVKSGLFGFDRLAKHELNLFLKIHYHFMEAMFLKLRRELGIGIEFYSCWAEQTTYLNFLRTLSGHVAQLTLNIPGIHENIQAIIDLGVANSIVNHSMGSRDLEPLGRGLTEAEGEVLKIALANYLPLFAREFGQVFNTPELSLLSSPDIILDPAVNPTSTFISFSADVSFNDNPTGRIVFGYQAATAKTLIKLFESREFQKELNIDRLPNAILRKISIPISATLGETTLSPTDLDSLEPGDVIALDTSIKSAIIVKLGQHLRLLAQAGNLKAKKAIRLVGFEEDEVVIMPPLAIDSEEEQEPANEVETMERPEETAQTEETTPVEHYAEEPVQETIGTEDEFSLTDEDLKDSFAEDELEETGSQGSEFDDNINRGE, from the coding sequence ATGGCTGACAGAGCTAAGACCGAAATAAGTTCGCAAAAGATCTCGATCAAACTGCCGCCGGCGATCGGCGATTGGACGACGTACCGTCCGGCTAAAACCCTGGGTAAAAAAGTAAAATCCGGTCTGTTTGGCTTTGACCGGCTTGCCAAGCATGAATTAAATCTTTTTCTTAAGATCCATTACCATTTTATGGAAGCCATGTTCCTCAAGCTCCGCCGTGAATTGGGGATCGGGATCGAATTCTACTCCTGCTGGGCGGAGCAGACCACTTATTTGAACTTTTTACGCACCCTATCCGGCCATGTCGCCCAGCTGACGCTGAACATTCCGGGGATCCATGAAAATATCCAGGCAATTATCGATCTGGGAGTGGCCAACTCGATCGTTAACCACTCAATGGGAAGCCGCGACCTTGAACCATTGGGGCGCGGATTGACCGAAGCGGAAGGCGAGGTCCTGAAGATCGCTCTGGCCAATTATCTGCCACTATTTGCCAGAGAGTTCGGCCAGGTGTTCAACACTCCCGAACTTTCCTTGTTAAGCTCACCGGACATTATCCTTGATCCGGCGGTAAATCCGACTTCAACATTCATCTCCTTCTCGGCCGATGTTTCTTTTAATGATAATCCGACCGGCCGGATAGTTTTTGGCTACCAGGCCGCGACCGCCAAGACCCTGATCAAGCTTTTTGAAAGCCGTGAATTCCAAAAAGAGCTGAATATCGACCGGCTTCCAAACGCGATTTTGCGAAAGATCAGTATCCCGATCTCGGCAACACTGGGAGAAACAACTCTCTCCCCCACCGATCTTGATTCACTGGAACCTGGAGATGTTATTGCTCTAGACACCAGCATCAAATCAGCGATCATCGTAAAACTGGGCCAGCATCTACGCCTGCTTGCCCAGGCCGGCAATTTGAAGGCTAAAAAAGCGATCCGCCTGGTCGGTTTTGAAGAAGACGAGGTTGTGATCATGCCTCCATTGGCTATAGACAGCGAGGAAGAGCAAGAACCGGCCAATGAAGTTGAAACTATGGAGCGGCCGGAAGAAACAGCGCAAACCGAAGAAACAACCCCGGTCGAACATTATGCGGAAGAGCCGGTCCAGGAAACGATTGGCACAGAAGATGAATTCAGTCTGACCGATGAAGACCTGAAAGACTCGTTTGCCGAAGATGAACTTGAAGAAACCGGTAGTCAAGGCAGCGAATTTGATGATAATATAAACAGGGGGGAATGA
- a CDS encoding flagellar hook-length control protein FliK yields MTIQLSQIDGAETATLNTPSTNQPSSDNTFEEKLKKEKDRLGLLYSPFAQIPNMFGYLPAGETNFMGNEHLLDRSSRTEETASSYRSTNGSFQSSPANQPLRGEFIDPTQTPRQQTINSLQELLTKTDWLVPNLEASQQFYQAFLAGKLQPNFDLQSLVDQIADQLAVVKTKGKTELSLTLKPPELGNILLTLSYHQGVLSVQIMAQAETKRLIDESRDDLEAALKKAHIEFDRIEIKEVEQHGRNV; encoded by the coding sequence ATGACTATCCAATTATCTCAAATAGACGGCGCAGAAACCGCGACGCTAAATACCCCCTCAACTAACCAGCCAAGCAGCGATAATACTTTTGAAGAAAAACTCAAGAAAGAAAAAGACCGGCTCGGGCTTCTCTATTCCCCATTTGCCCAGATCCCCAATATGTTCGGCTATCTGCCGGCCGGTGAAACAAATTTCATGGGAAACGAACATCTTTTAGATCGTTCTTCCAGGACCGAGGAAACAGCTTCTTCTTATCGCTCAACTAACGGATCCTTTCAATCATCGCCAGCAAATCAACCTCTGAGGGGGGAATTTATCGACCCGACCCAAACTCCCCGCCAGCAAACAATCAATTCCCTGCAGGAGTTGCTGACAAAAACAGACTGGCTGGTCCCCAATCTTGAAGCCAGCCAGCAATTTTACCAGGCTTTTCTGGCGGGAAAGCTTCAGCCGAACTTTGACCTTCAATCGCTGGTCGACCAGATCGCCGACCAGCTTGCCGTTGTTAAAACCAAAGGGAAAACCGAACTGTCACTGACCCTCAAACCGCCTGAGCTGGGGAACATTCTTCTTACCCTCTCCTATCATCAAGGGGTGCTTTCGGTCCAGATCATGGCCCAGGCGGAAACCAAACGACTGATCGATGAAAGCCGGGACGACCTTGAAGCCGCCTTAAAAAAGGCGCACATCGAATTTGACCGGATTGAAATCAAGGAGGTAGAACAACATGGGCGGAATGTTTGA
- the ispE gene encoding 4-(cytidine 5'-diphospho)-2-C-methyl-D-erythritol kinase translates to MRLKAFAKVNLTLKILARRPDGYHDLESIMQSVSLCDYISLAPLSSGIRLTTNNQQLSADKTNLAYKAAELFFSESAKKGFEGEGVAVKLEKNIPLAAGLAGGSADAAAVLYGLNKLANKPFTEIELSELGARLGSDVPFCLKGGCCLATGRGDRLSARPIEKNSYILVVPQVEVSTPWAYQEFDRIAASEPLLIDGHRNDLQPVVVRQYPVIQEVISKLIESGCEWAQMSGSGPSVFGLVREPNLGRLTATKIRHAYPRTFFVETVEAGVENEPHAKL, encoded by the coding sequence GTGCGGCTCAAAGCCTTTGCCAAGGTTAATTTAACCCTCAAGATCCTGGCCAGGCGGCCCGATGGTTACCACGACCTTGAATCAATAATGCAGTCGGTTTCTTTATGTGACTACATCTCATTAGCACCTCTTTCTTCCGGGATCAGACTTACTACCAACAACCAGCAACTTTCAGCTGACAAGACTAATTTGGCTTATAAAGCGGCGGAGCTGTTTTTTTCTGAATCGGCGAAAAAGGGCTTTGAAGGGGAAGGGGTTGCCGTTAAATTAGAGAAGAATATCCCTTTAGCGGCCGGGCTGGCAGGCGGATCCGCGGATGCGGCGGCGGTTCTTTATGGTTTAAATAAACTGGCTAATAAACCATTTACTGAAATTGAGCTCAGCGAGCTTGGGGCTCGATTGGGTTCTGATGTTCCTTTTTGCCTGAAAGGGGGCTGCTGTTTGGCGACAGGCCGCGGAGACAGGTTGTCTGCCAGGCCGATCGAAAAGAATAGTTATATATTGGTTGTTCCTCAAGTTGAAGTTTCAACTCCCTGGGCTTACCAGGAATTTGACCGGATAGCGGCTAGCGAACCACTGCTGATTGATGGACATCGCAACGATCTTCAGCCTGTGGTGGTCAGGCAGTATCCGGTCATTCAGGAAGTTATCAGCAAATTGATCGAATCCGGCTGTGAATGGGCCCAAATGTCCGGGAGCGGGCCGAGCGTTTTTGGCCTGGTCCGCGAGCCCAACCTTGGCCGGCTGACCGCCACTAAAATACGACACGCCTACCCCCGAACTTTTTTCGTCGAAACGGTCGAGGCCGGGGTAGAGAACGAACCCCATGCCAAACTTTAA
- the rho gene encoding transcription termination factor Rho gives MDIVELEGKTLPQLYEIAKGLDLPNYRQLKKHDLVFKILEAQTQKNGFMFAKGVLEILPENYGFLRTGGYLPSREDVYVSQTQIRRFDMMNGDYVTGQVRPPKEGEKYYSLLKIEAINGVNPETARDRVPFEHLTPIFPNERFTLEHPDASITSRLIDMIAPIGMGQRALIVSPPKAGKTTVLKNIANSITANFPEALIKVLLVDERPEEVTDMQRSVKGEVVASTFDEPPEDHIRIAELLLESCKRQVEEGKNVVILLDSITRLARAYNLVTPPSGRTLSGGLDPTCLHRPKRFFGAARNIEEGGSLTIIATALVDTGSRMDDIIYEEFKGTGNMELHLNRKLAERRIFPAIDVRLSGTRREELLMEEKDLKKMWLLRKVMDSYETVEATEQLIERLKEFKTNKQFYDSADVKK, from the coding sequence ATGGATATTGTTGAATTAGAAGGTAAGACCCTGCCCCAGCTTTACGAAATTGCCAAAGGACTTGATCTCCCAAATTACCGCCAATTAAAAAAACACGATCTGGTTTTCAAAATTCTAGAAGCGCAAACCCAAAAGAACGGGTTTATGTTCGCTAAGGGAGTCCTGGAGATCCTGCCGGAGAACTATGGCTTCCTGCGAACCGGAGGCTACCTCCCCAGCCGAGAAGATGTCTACGTTTCCCAGACCCAGATTCGCCGTTTTGACATGATGAACGGCGATTACGTCACCGGTCAGGTCCGGCCTCCCAAGGAAGGGGAAAAATATTACAGCCTGCTGAAGATCGAAGCGATCAACGGGGTTAACCCGGAAACGGCCCGCGACCGGGTCCCGTTCGAACACCTCACCCCGATCTTCCCGAACGAGCGTTTCACCCTGGAGCATCCCGACGCTTCGATCACTTCCCGCCTGATCGACATGATCGCCCCAATTGGCATGGGACAACGCGCGCTAATCGTTTCTCCCCCCAAGGCTGGTAAAACAACCGTGCTGAAAAACATCGCCAACAGTATTACCGCGAATTTTCCGGAAGCCTTGATCAAGGTCTTGCTGGTCGACGAGCGGCCGGAAGAAGTAACCGACATGCAGCGCTCGGTCAAAGGAGAAGTTGTCGCTTCAACCTTTGACGAACCGCCGGAGGATCACATCCGGATCGCCGAGCTTCTGCTGGAATCATGCAAACGTCAGGTTGAAGAAGGGAAAAATGTGGTGATCCTGCTGGATTCGATCACCCGTTTAGCCCGCGCCTATAACCTGGTCACCCCGCCATCGGGCCGCACCCTTTCCGGCGGCCTTGATCCGACCTGCCTCCACAGGCCAAAGCGATTTTTCGGCGCCGCCCGCAATATTGAAGAAGGAGGCTCTCTGACGATCATCGCCACTGCCCTGGTTGATACCGGCTCCAGAATGGACGATATCATTTACGAAGAATTTAAGGGGACCGGCAACATGGAGCTCCACCTCAACAGAAAGCTCGCTGAACGAAGAATTTTCCCGGCAATTGACGTCCGGCTCTCGGGAACCCGCCGCGAAGAGCTCTTGATGGAAGAAAAAGACCTTAAGAAAATGTGGCTCCTGCGCAAGGTTATGGACAGCTACGAGACCGTTGAAGCTACCGAGCAGCTGATCGAAAGGCTGAAGGAATTTAAGACCAACAAACAGTTCTACGATTCTGCCGACGTCAAGAAGTAG
- the fliP gene encoding flagellar type III secretion system pore protein FliP (The bacterial flagellar biogenesis protein FliP forms a type III secretion system (T3SS)-type pore required for flagellar assembly.): MKLSWRFGSLLPLVFILALPALAQARPAVNLDLRQIMAAPQFSNSIQMIIALSLISLVPFFLISVTAFLRIIIVFSLLRTAIGTQQVPPNTVVISLALFMTVFVMSPVWQEVNTKAFTPYNEGKISMEKAVDLGMKPINQFMLRQTREKDLALFVQFAKIPIPKTPDQIPSYVLIPAFMISELKTAFQIGFLLFIPFIIIDLVVSNILLSLGMFMLSPVMISLPFKILLFVLVDGWGLIVRGLLLSFR, encoded by the coding sequence ATGAAACTATCCTGGCGTTTTGGTTCCTTGCTGCCGCTGGTCTTTATTCTGGCCCTACCCGCCCTCGCGCAGGCCAGGCCAGCCGTTAACCTTGATCTCCGGCAGATCATGGCGGCGCCTCAGTTCAGCAACAGCATTCAAATGATCATTGCCCTATCGCTCATCTCGCTGGTCCCTTTTTTCCTGATCTCGGTCACCGCTTTCCTGCGGATAATCATTGTCTTCTCCCTGCTTCGGACCGCGATAGGCACCCAGCAGGTCCCTCCCAATACGGTCGTTATTTCCCTGGCCCTTTTTATGACCGTTTTTGTAATGTCCCCAGTCTGGCAGGAGGTCAATACCAAAGCCTTTACCCCTTATAATGAGGGAAAGATCTCTATGGAAAAAGCGGTCGATCTTGGCATGAAGCCGATCAATCAATTTATGCTCCGTCAAACCAGGGAAAAAGACCTGGCCCTATTTGTACAATTCGCCAAGATCCCGATCCCCAAGACCCCGGACCAGATCCCCAGTTATGTTCTAATACCCGCTTTTATGATCTCGGAACTAAAGACCGCTTTTCAGATCGGTTTTCTGCTCTTTATCCCTTTTATTATCATTGATCTGGTTGTCTCCAACATCCTGCTTTCGCTTGGTATGTTCATGCTCTCTCCGGTCATGATCTCCCTCCCTTTCAAGATCTTATTGTTCGTCCTGGTCGACGGGTGGGGCTTGATCGTCCGCGGGTTGTTGCTGAGCTTTAGGTAG
- a CDS encoding UDP-N-acetylmuramoyl-tripeptide--D-alanyl-D-alanine ligase, translating to MFTIEEIIKLVPDSRIEGPVARGFTSISTDSRKTGPGQLFIPIKGVKYDGYKFIPEALKRGASALFVNNGLKALQILATYHRDKFKIPFVGVTGSSGKTTTKDMLASILAQEKQVLKNEGNFNNEIGVPLTLLNLTNKHQVAVIEMGMRGFGEIRELAEMVRPKIAIVTNIGESHLAHLKTKKNIARAKAEIFDFLRRTDYAVINQDDEYFEHLKERARTSGAKVITFGVLERSDVGTKELLGIDLPVPGEHNIYNALAAIAAARILKIKRSSIVKGLSTVPLSSRRMHVFNYPDRTKIIDDTYNANPQSMAAALKTIGGMSGRKIAVLGSMLELGRRTNTAHRQALALARKQKVDHIFTFGDYWPKSANHYNDKTKLIKMLKKLIKPRDIILIKGSRGMKMEDVVEALN from the coding sequence ATGTTCACGATCGAAGAGATCATTAAGCTCGTTCCCGACTCGCGGATCGAAGGTCCGGTCGCGCGCGGCTTCACCTCCATATCCACTGATTCTCGAAAGACAGGTCCGGGCCAGCTTTTTATCCCCATCAAAGGGGTAAAATATGACGGCTATAAATTTATTCCGGAAGCCCTAAAACGCGGAGCGTCCGCCCTCTTTGTCAACAACGGCTTAAAGGCGCTGCAAATCCTGGCCACCTATCACCGCGACAAATTCAAGATCCCGTTCGTCGGCGTAACCGGTTCATCCGGTAAAACAACGACTAAAGACATGCTCGCCTCGATCCTGGCCCAGGAAAAGCAGGTCCTCAAGAACGAAGGGAATTTCAACAATGAGATCGGGGTCCCCCTCACCCTTTTGAACCTGACCAATAAACACCAGGTCGCGGTCATTGAAATGGGGATGCGGGGTTTTGGCGAGATCCGGGAACTGGCAGAGATGGTCAGGCCAAAGATCGCGATCGTCACCAACATTGGCGAATCGCACCTGGCCCATCTCAAGACCAAAAAGAACATCGCCAGAGCAAAAGCGGAGATCTTTGACTTTCTGCGGCGGACCGATTACGCCGTCATCAACCAGGACGACGAATACTTTGAGCATTTAAAAGAACGAGCGCGAACGAGCGGAGCAAAGGTCATCACATTCGGCGTCCTGGAAAGATCAGATGTCGGGACAAAAGAGCTCCTGGGGATCGATCTCCCCGTACCGGGCGAGCACAACATTTACAATGCCCTGGCGGCGATCGCCGCCGCCAGGATCCTGAAGATCAAACGCTCGTCGATCGTCAAAGGACTTTCTACCGTTCCTCTTTCGAGCCGCCGGATGCACGTTTTCAATTACCCGGACCGGACCAAAATAATTGACGACACCTATAACGCCAATCCTCAGTCAATGGCGGCGGCGCTCAAGACGATCGGCGGCATGTCCGGCCGCAAGATCGCCGTGCTGGGAAGCATGCTCGAACTTGGGCGCCGGACAAACACGGCGCATCGTCAGGCGCTTGCTCTGGCACGAAAACAAAAAGTTGACCACATTTTTACGTTTGGCGACTATTGGCCCAAATCTGCCAATCATTATAATGATAAGACTAAGCTAATAAAAATGCTAAAGAAATTAATCAAGCCGCGTGATATAATTTTAATCAAGGGTTCGCGCGGCATGAAGATGGAAGATGTCGTGGAAGCCCTGAACTGA